In Candidatus Aminicenantes bacterium, the following proteins share a genomic window:
- a CDS encoding glycosyltransferase family 2 protein, with amino-acid sequence MIRTLSIIIPAYNEGRTIRFILDKVKAVKLINDIEKEIIIVNDCSSDDTEREIKNYLALNPNVTIQYFKHDSNMGKGAALHSGIRKATGEYLIIQDADLEYDPQEYNDLLKPVVNGFADVVYGSRFMGGNPHRILFFWHTIGNRFLTALSNAFTNMNLTDMETCYKLFNAKLIQSLDLKEKRFGFEPEVTAKISRIPNIRIYEVGISYYGRTFEEGKKIGWKDGFRAFYCIMKYNLFHR; translated from the coding sequence ATGATAAGGACGTTGTCGATCATCATTCCTGCCTATAACGAAGGCAGAACCATCCGTTTCATACTCGACAAAGTCAAGGCGGTGAAATTAATTAATGATATTGAGAAAGAAATTATTATTGTCAACGACTGCTCATCCGATGACACCGAAAGAGAAATAAAAAACTATCTGGCATTGAATCCAAACGTCACCATCCAGTATTTCAAGCATGATAGCAACATGGGAAAAGGAGCGGCACTGCATTCCGGCATCCGCAAAGCGACGGGAGAATACCTGATCATTCAGGACGCGGACCTGGAGTATGACCCGCAAGAATACAATGACCTTTTAAAACCTGTGGTAAATGGCTTTGCGGATGTCGTTTACGGATCGCGATTCATGGGTGGCAATCCGCACCGGATATTGTTCTTCTGGCATACCATAGGGAATAGATTCCTCACCGCCCTGTCCAATGCGTTTACCAACATGAACCTGACGGACATGGAGACATGTTACAAATTATTCAATGCCAAGCTTATTCAGTCACTTGATTTAAAGGAAAAGCGATTCGGTTTTGAACCGGAAGTCACTGCTAAAATATCACGAATACCCAATATTCGAATTTATGAAGTCGGCATCTCTTATTATGGCCGAACTTTTGAAGAGGGGAAAAAAATTGGCTGGAAGGACGGTTTCCGTGCTTTTTATTGCATCATGAAATACAATTTGTTTCACCGATAA
- the rdgB gene encoding RdgB/HAM1 family non-canonical purine NTP pyrophosphatase, with translation MNTLLVATRNPGKKLEIQSLLMEKDLSLRLVSLAEAGVQADVDETGTSFQENARLKAEFYSQLTGLDTLGDDSGLEVLALGNRPGVLSARYAGLGAGDDERIAKLLAEMSESDDRRARFVSAVCLARPGWAGRSFLGMVRGEILREKRGNHGFGYDPLFLYPPLGKTFAELSLEEKNRVSHRARALRRVAAFIAGGGLQGSELNR, from the coding sequence ATGAACACCCTGCTGGTGGCCACCCGCAACCCGGGGAAAAAACTGGAAATCCAAAGCCTGCTCATGGAAAAGGACCTTTCCCTGCGCCTCGTTTCCCTGGCCGAAGCCGGCGTACAGGCCGATGTCGATGAAACCGGCACCAGCTTCCAGGAAAACGCCCGCCTGAAAGCCGAATTCTACAGCCAGCTGACCGGTCTGGATACCCTGGGCGACGATTCGGGACTGGAGGTCCTGGCCCTGGGCAACCGCCCCGGCGTCCTTTCGGCGCGCTATGCCGGACTTGGAGCCGGCGACGATGAGCGCATCGCCAAGCTGCTGGCCGAAATGAGTGAAAGCGATGACCGCCGCGCCCGCTTCGTTTCGGCCGTGTGCTTGGCGCGCCCAGGCTGGGCCGGCCGCTCATTCCTGGGCATGGTGCGCGGCGAAATCCTGCGTGAAAAAAGAGGAAATCACGGTTTTGGTTACGATCCGTTGTTTTTATACCCGCCGCTGGGAAAGACGTTCGCCGAGCTGAGTCTTGAGGAAAAGAACCGCGTCTCGCACCGGGCCCGGGCCCTGCGACGGGTCGCGGCGTTCATCGCCGGGGGGGGATTGCAGGGAAGTGAACTGAACCGCTAG
- a CDS encoding MgtC/SapB family protein, whose protein sequence is MGMDIVLKILLAAALGGIIGMERELSHKEAGLRTNILIAIGSTLLTILSFKIAATGQGADPARLTAQIISGIGFLGAGAIIQARFAVHGLTTAATIWTVAAIGIAVGSGFYLTAFSVTIFVVIILTVFKYFIAYLEKQKQVYVYLISTEEKASLLVDFRRVLTELNIKYTSARLNRKGSGYEFEIILNTSENKNREFVEKIMLLQGVREILSENL, encoded by the coding sequence ATGGGCATGGATATTGTCTTGAAAATCCTGCTGGCGGCCGCGCTGGGAGGGATCATCGGCATGGAAAGGGAGCTGTCGCACAAGGAGGCCGGCCTGCGCACCAATATCCTGATCGCCATCGGCAGCACGCTGCTCACCATCCTGTCGTTCAAGATCGCGGCTACAGGGCAGGGGGCCGACCCGGCCCGCCTGACGGCCCAGATCATCTCCGGTATTGGTTTCCTGGGAGCCGGGGCGATCATCCAGGCCCGTTTCGCCGTCCACGGCCTGACCACCGCCGCGACCATCTGGACCGTGGCCGCCATCGGCATTGCCGTGGGCAGCGGCTTCTATCTCACCGCCTTTTCGGTCACGATCTTCGTGGTCATCATCCTGACCGTGTTCAAATACTTCATCGCCTACCTGGAAAAGCAGAAGCAGGTTTACGTGTACCTGATCAGCACCGAGGAAAAAGCCTCACTGCTGGTCGACTTCAGGCGGGTGCTGACCGAGCTGAACATCAAGTACACCAGCGCCCGTCTCAACCGCAAGGGCAGCGGCTACGAGTTCGAGATCATCCTGAACACCTCTGAGAACAAGAACCGCGAGTTCGTCGAGAAGATCATGCTCTTGCAGGGGGTGCGGGAAATCCTCTCCGAGAATCTATGA